The following coding sequences lie in one Myxococcales bacterium genomic window:
- a CDS encoding TIGR04282 family arsenosugar biosynthesis glycosyltransferase, with translation MSSEHPATRPYVLVVFAKDPQPGCVKTRMTPALSPELAAAFYGEMLADVLAESARACAALGLDGVLAVTPADSIKTLAEFAPENFRIVAQSGSDLGARLAHEVSSALAMGASRVVLRGSDSPALGSGDIAQLIRALDTADLAVSPDLDGGYSAIGLRGPAREIFDHPMSTENVLRDTLERAEGSGLATCTTDGCFDLDTVEDLRHLARVRDSLPAERCPRTLAFADEHGLWKIAR, from the coding sequence TTGAGCTCCGAACATCCCGCGACCCGCCCCTACGTGCTCGTGGTGTTTGCGAAGGATCCGCAACCCGGCTGCGTAAAGACACGCATGACTCCCGCGCTCAGCCCCGAACTCGCGGCGGCGTTCTACGGCGAGATGCTGGCAGATGTACTGGCGGAGAGCGCGCGTGCCTGTGCCGCGCTTGGCCTTGACGGGGTGCTGGCCGTGACCCCAGCAGATTCCATCAAAACGCTGGCGGAGTTCGCACCAGAAAACTTTCGCATCGTCGCCCAGTCGGGGTCCGATCTTGGCGCGCGACTGGCCCACGAGGTCTCGAGTGCCCTGGCGATGGGGGCATCTCGGGTTGTGTTGCGCGGGAGCGACAGCCCCGCATTGGGGTCGGGGGACATCGCGCAGCTCATTCGAGCGCTCGACACCGCCGATCTCGCCGTCTCGCCAGATCTGGATGGGGGATACAGTGCGATCGGACTTCGGGGGCCGGCGCGAGAGATCTTCGATCATCCCATGAGCACGGAAAACGTCCTGCGAGACACCCTCGAGCGCGCTGAAGGCTCGGGGCTCGCGACCTGCACGACCGACGGGTGCTTCGATCTCGATACCGTCGAAGATCTGCGCCATCTCGCGCGGGTCAGGGATTCGTTGCCCGCGGAGCGCTGCCCCAGAACGCTGGCGTTCGCCGACGAGCACGGGCTTTGGAAGATCGCACGCTGA
- a CDS encoding methyltransferase domain-containing protein, with protein GAVAALFGTSLPLTAHYAIPPDRRAGARLSYLYVGNIVGSTAGSLATGFFLLDILTLRELSVLLAILGIFVSGALILAAPARGFRRVTTVAALTLIAAQIFLSSHDLYDRVYEKLLYRGDLSPSKGFAQIVENKSGVVSVSPSGTVYGNGSYDGVFNTDPDPARDVNRVLRAYLVSAFHERPANILMIGLGSGSWLQVLANYPDVKNITVVELNPGYVEVVRRSPEVVSALEHSKVDMVVDDGRRFLNRTDQKYDVIIQNTIVYWRSHATLLLSQEYLELTRSRLREGGVVYYNTTSSTASQRTGASIFPFAWRYQNMLIVSDSPIEINRERWGDRLGSWTIDGLPVLNSDVGADEIEQMLNRERWRGEPTWEGREAILARTRDAPIIRDDTMATEWWAFDTFP; from the coding sequence CGGAGCGGTGGCGGCGCTGTTTGGTACGAGCCTTCCCCTCACCGCTCACTACGCCATCCCACCCGATCGCCGGGCGGGTGCCCGGCTCTCGTATTTGTATGTTGGCAACATCGTGGGCTCGACCGCCGGAAGCCTGGCGACCGGTTTCTTTCTGCTCGATATCCTGACCCTGCGCGAATTGTCGGTCCTGCTGGCCATCCTCGGGATTTTCGTCTCCGGAGCATTGATCCTCGCCGCTCCCGCCCGAGGGTTTCGTCGAGTCACGACCGTCGCAGCTCTGACGCTAATCGCAGCTCAGATTTTTCTCTCCTCCCATGACCTTTACGATCGCGTCTACGAGAAGCTCCTCTATCGCGGGGACTTGTCGCCAAGCAAAGGCTTTGCGCAAATCGTAGAGAACAAGAGCGGCGTAGTTTCCGTTAGCCCATCGGGCACGGTGTACGGCAATGGCTCCTACGATGGAGTCTTCAACACCGACCCCGACCCTGCTCGCGACGTCAATCGAGTATTGCGCGCTTATCTGGTTTCAGCGTTTCACGAACGCCCGGCGAACATTTTGATGATTGGACTGGGGAGTGGTTCCTGGCTGCAGGTGCTGGCGAACTACCCAGACGTCAAAAACATTACGGTGGTCGAACTCAACCCCGGTTACGTCGAGGTCGTGCGTCGCAGCCCCGAAGTTGTCAGCGCACTCGAGCATTCGAAGGTTGACATGGTGGTCGATGACGGAAGGCGGTTTCTCAATCGAACCGATCAGAAATATGATGTCATCATCCAGAACACGATCGTCTATTGGCGCTCCCACGCGACCCTGCTTCTCTCCCAGGAATATCTGGAACTGACGCGTTCCCGTCTGCGAGAAGGGGGCGTGGTCTACTACAACACGACCTCCTCTACGGCGTCTCAACGGACCGGAGCGTCGATTTTTCCGTTCGCGTGGCGATATCAAAACATGTTGATCGTCAGCGACTCGCCGATCGAGATCAACCGCGAACGTTGGGGCGATCGTCTCGGCTCCTGGACCATTGACGGTCTGCCGGTCTTGAATTCGGATGTAGGCGCCGACGAAATCGAGCAAATGCTGAACCGGGAGCGTTGGCGGGGCGAGCCGACCTGGGAGGGGCGGGAAGCGATTCTCGCACGTACCCGTGACGCCCCGATCATCCGCGACGACACCATGGCGACCGAATGGTGGGCCTTCGACACCTTCCCATAA
- a CDS encoding nucleotidyltransferase family protein, whose product MGIPAIVMAGDRGAARAIYGQSKVYLEIEGVPLVARVVLTLQFVAEVDEVWVVGDRDRLEAVFADAKLRQMIQKPLHITAQHANLYENAWGTFKRALPGAGPEGRTPEGDDLDFRTLYLSSDLPFASPQEISHFIEKSMALDCDYALGLVTEAAVAAYRKNSQEGPEGEGLDIAFFNLRDGRVRQSNLHLAKPARILNRKFIQDMYRYRHMRAFGSMVGLGSILLFREGGFAILFFYLIMHLSGFADRKGWKRLARIIRYGVTLKTNEWGVSKLLDCRFRFVITEIGGCAIDVDTEEEYEAIRRNFSAWSALERKRATALLGPETSSGIRG is encoded by the coding sequence TTGGGAATTCCAGCCATCGTGATGGCAGGCGATCGCGGTGCCGCGAGGGCGATCTACGGTCAGAGCAAGGTTTATCTCGAAATTGAAGGCGTGCCGCTGGTCGCCCGGGTTGTACTGACCCTCCAATTCGTCGCAGAGGTCGACGAAGTATGGGTCGTGGGTGATCGCGACCGACTCGAAGCCGTATTCGCCGACGCCAAGCTGCGACAAATGATCCAAAAACCTCTCCACATCACAGCCCAACACGCGAATCTCTACGAGAATGCCTGGGGGACTTTCAAGCGGGCACTTCCCGGCGCGGGACCCGAGGGCCGAACGCCCGAGGGAGATGATCTCGATTTCCGGACTCTTTACCTGTCGAGCGACCTTCCCTTTGCGTCTCCTCAGGAGATTTCGCACTTCATCGAAAAGAGCATGGCACTCGACTGTGACTACGCGCTCGGGTTGGTGACCGAGGCGGCGGTCGCCGCTTATCGAAAAAACAGTCAGGAGGGGCCCGAAGGTGAGGGCCTCGACATCGCGTTCTTCAATCTGCGCGATGGTCGTGTTCGGCAGAGCAACCTGCATCTCGCAAAGCCGGCCCGAATACTCAATCGCAAGTTCATCCAGGACATGTATCGCTATCGGCACATGCGTGCGTTCGGGAGCATGGTGGGACTCGGAAGTATCTTGCTGTTCCGCGAGGGAGGCTTTGCGATCCTCTTCTTTTATTTGATCATGCATCTGAGCGGTTTTGCGGATCGCAAGGGATGGAAACGACTCGCGCGCATCATTCGCTATGGCGTCACGCTCAAGACCAATGAATGGGGTGTGAGCAAGCTTCTGGATTGCCGCTTTCGCTTCGTCATCACCGAGATCGGAGGCTGCGCGATCGACGTCGACACCGAAGAAGAGTACGAAGCAATCCGACGAAATTTCTCGGCGTGGTCGGCCCTCGAGCGAAAGCGCGCGACCGCCCTGCTTGGGCCCGAGACTTCGTCCGGAATCCGCGGTTGA